One Oxobacter pfennigii DNA segment encodes these proteins:
- a CDS encoding DUF4366 domain-containing protein, producing the protein MRNNRWMFLALMLFMSAFFLPVTAYASGPADSRAPVISARVSEKTLVIEASDEDSGVESVFIDGQETAYPAEGPLEADLWNYAGAGQYVSAYAVDYAGNRSGTVKVENPYYKASLTEDETDESAVPEQSSAFTPDGSGTVLDNVTDEEGKEFFTITTPDENIFYLIIDRAREDGNVYFLNAVTEDDLLSLAQKEDSGKNGESAVPTSESASEPEASPDSGETASGQNQSGGDSTLIFVLLAAVIAGGAGYYFKIYKPKHQAADAEEPEYDENDEEYDTEPDIPDSEDTQDDFLSPEDEFGDPDDPPEEEDQL; encoded by the coding sequence ATGAGGAATAACCGATGGATGTTTCTTGCGCTCATGTTGTTTATGAGCGCGTTTTTTCTGCCGGTAACGGCTTATGCGTCCGGCCCGGCTGACAGCAGGGCACCGGTAATCAGCGCCAGAGTGTCGGAGAAAACGCTGGTGATTGAGGCCAGTGACGAGGATTCCGGTGTGGAATCCGTTTTTATTGACGGACAGGAAACCGCATACCCTGCCGAAGGGCCGCTGGAGGCGGACTTGTGGAACTATGCCGGAGCCGGACAGTATGTTTCAGCCTATGCAGTGGACTATGCCGGGAACCGCTCCGGCACCGTGAAAGTGGAAAATCCGTACTATAAGGCTTCGCTGACAGAGGATGAAACAGACGAATCCGCCGTTCCCGAGCAAAGCAGCGCCTTTACCCCGGACGGTTCCGGCACCGTGCTGGATAACGTCACGGATGAGGAAGGCAAGGAGTTTTTCACCATCACCACACCGGATGAAAATATATTCTATCTCATCATAGACCGCGCGCGGGAGGACGGTAATGTCTACTTTCTGAATGCCGTTACCGAGGACGATCTGCTTTCCCTTGCCCAAAAGGAGGACAGCGGAAAGAACGGCGAAAGTGCCGTTCCTACATCGGAATCCGCTTCCGAGCCGGAAGCTTCACCGGATTCCGGCGAGACCGCATCCGGGCAAAATCAGAGCGGCGGCGACTCCACGCTGATTTTTGTACTGCTGGCGGCGGTAATTGCTGGCGGCGCAGGCTACTATTTTAAGATATATAAGCCAAAGCATCAGGCGGCCGACGCGGAGGAACCCGAATACGACGAAAATGACGAAGAATACGATACGGAGCCGGATATACCTGACTCTGAGGAC
- a CDS encoding DUF4315 family protein produces the protein MNPKLLKVKEEITKTKDKIADMQARLRELERQKTELENAEIVAIFRKERMTEEEFAQFISAMGQKGAAPAPFRHTEKEADHEE, from the coding sequence ATGAACCCCAAACTGCTGAAAGTGAAGGAAGAAATTACGAAAACCAAGGATAAGATCGCGGATATGCAGGCCCGGCTCCGGGAGCTGGAGCGTCAGAAAACCGAGCTGGAAAATGCCGAGATTGTGGCCATCTTCCGCAAGGAAAGAATGACCGAGGAGGAATTTGCGCAGTTTATCAGCGCAATGGGACAAAAAGGAGCCGCTCCCGCCCCTTTCCGCCACACCGAAAAGGAGGCCGACCATGAGGAATAA
- a CDS encoding M23 family metallopeptidase, translating into MSRKKKYQAKDKILHKMTRDGLVEVNAATGQEIRVSKRDADFRLRAGDAPERAQPSPRASDKPHKQRRAIPVQGVPDRGAKQPDTSAASSLPPVQIVPGGNSAGIPEHTEEPLSAESSVPNAAVSGLAHTLRSRHGRRGQSIQAGKINHRGNTESADRASTDSSDSSDTPKTSAAAKQKKTAYYQKFYKESHSQAEHPSSTHNAPPQGQTASLGRLQFAAEEQAPSGKKLPQARRKSEQTAKRLEKARQTLLPKKKKRTGKLGFEPEIKSSREHLREPLPLCPASAATDFVLGAVQGKLRQAEQENVGTEAAHKGMLLSERGVRTAYRFHKTAPYRRVARLERLSSKHNAELAYQTLLRENPRLASNPLSRFLQKQKIKRQYAKTVRESARLTDRIKKLGAAGGKALRLAASLVRSHPMAVGFLALLLLLMFSFSALFTSCTNMALGGLSSIVLSSYTADDADIDGAELAYTEWETDLQLQINRAEDDHPGYDEYRYQVDDISHNPFELMAYLSAAYQDFQFSTIQSELRRIFNAQYTLEFVEETEIRYRTETYTDPVTGEESEEEVPYEWHILNIKLTSRSFTGVIMPELDTEEREMYDLYMQTGGNRQYIASPFDFDWIPLVTSCYGWRVHPVTGEKNYHKGIDIAVPTGTDILSGQDGTVTQAAFDADGYGWYIVVEGKDGLVSKYAHCNTLLAEVGQQVKKGEVIAKSGNTGTSTGPHLHLEVLKNGSYLNPLFFAESPGDESD; encoded by the coding sequence TTGTCACGAAAAAAGAAATATCAGGCCAAGGATAAAATCCTTCATAAAATGACCCGCGACGGGCTGGTGGAGGTCAATGCCGCCACCGGTCAGGAAATCCGTGTCAGCAAGCGTGACGCGGATTTTCGCCTGCGGGCGGGCGACGCCCCGGAACGGGCGCAGCCATCCCCCCGCGCATCTGATAAACCCCATAAACAGCGCCGGGCGATTCCCGTGCAGGGCGTTCCTGACAGAGGAGCAAAGCAGCCGGACACTTCGGCGGCTTCCAGTCTGCCTCCGGTACAGATTGTCCCCGGCGGTAACAGCGCCGGAATACCGGAACATACGGAAGAACCGCTGTCAGCCGAAAGCTCCGTACCCAATGCCGCAGTTTCCGGGCTTGCCCATACCCTGCGTTCCCGGCACGGGCGGCGCGGCCAATCTATACAAGCGGGCAAAATTAACCACCGGGGAAATACGGAGTCTGCGGACAGAGCGAGTACAGACAGTTCGGATTCTTCCGATACCCCTAAAACCTCAGCTGCCGCAAAACAGAAAAAAACTGCCTACTATCAGAAGTTTTATAAGGAAAGCCATTCTCAAGCTGAACACCCATCGTCAACCCACAACGCGCCGCCCCAGGGCCAGACGGCTTCACTGGGCAGGCTGCAATTTGCCGCAGAGGAACAGGCTCCGTCCGGAAAGAAGCTGCCGCAAGCCCGGCGAAAATCGGAGCAGACCGCCAAACGACTGGAAAAGGCGCGGCAAACGCTTCTTCCAAAGAAGAAAAAACGTACCGGCAAGCTGGGATTTGAACCGGAGATAAAATCCAGCCGGGAACATTTGCGTGAGCCGCTCCCGCTCTGTCCGGCCAGTGCCGCTACGGATTTTGTCCTGGGCGCCGTCCAGGGCAAGCTCCGCCAGGCCGAACAGGAAAATGTGGGAACGGAGGCCGCCCACAAGGGAATGTTGCTGTCAGAACGGGGCGTCCGCACCGCTTACCGGTTCCATAAAACCGCGCCATACCGCCGCGTGGCAAGGCTGGAACGGCTTTCGTCCAAACACAACGCCGAGCTTGCCTATCAAACGCTGCTGCGGGAAAATCCCAGACTTGCGAGCAATCCTCTGTCCCGTTTTCTCCAGAAGCAGAAAATCAAGCGCCAGTACGCGAAAACGGTACGGGAATCCGCGCGGCTGACCGACCGGATCAAAAAGCTCGGTGCCGCAGGCGGCAAAGCGCTTCGGCTCGCCGCCAGTCTTGTGCGCAGTCACCCCATGGCGGTGGGCTTTCTTGCCCTGCTGCTGCTTTTGATGTTCTCCTTCTCCGCGCTCTTTACCTCCTGCACCAACATGGCGCTGGGCGGGCTGTCCTCGATTGTCCTGTCCAGCTATACCGCGGACGATGCGGACATTGACGGCGCGGAGCTTGCCTATACGGAATGGGAAACCGATTTGCAGCTGCAGATTAACCGCGCCGAGGACGATCACCCCGGATATGATGAGTACCGCTATCAGGTGGATGATATCAGCCACAATCCATTTGAACTTATGGCCTATCTGTCCGCCGCCTATCAGGATTTTCAGTTTTCCACCATTCAATCGGAGCTGCGTCGAATCTTTAACGCACAGTACACGCTGGAATTTGTGGAGGAAACGGAAATCCGCTATCGCACCGAAACCTACACCGACCCGGTAACCGGCGAGGAATCCGAGGAGGAAGTGCCCTACGAATGGCATATTCTCAATATCAAGCTGACCTCCAGGTCTTTTACCGGGGTCATTATGCCGGAGCTTGATACGGAAGAACGGGAAATGTACGACCTGTATATGCAGACCGGGGGCAACCGCCAGTACATTGCCAGTCCCTTTGATTTTGACTGGATACCCCTTGTGACCAGCTGCTACGGCTGGCGCGTCCATCCCGTGACCGGAGAAAAAAATTACCATAAGGGAATCGACATTGCCGTTCCCACCGGCACGGATATTCTGTCCGGACAGGACGGGACGGTAACACAGGCGGCCTTTGACGCGGACGGCTACGGCTGGTATATCGTGGTGGAGGGCAAGGACGGTCTGGTTTCCAAGTATGCCCACTGTAATACCCTGCTGGCCGAAGTCGGCCAACAGGTCAAAAAGGGCGAGGTCATTGCAAAATCCGGCAACACCGGCACCTCCACGGGGCCGCATCTGCATCTGGAGGTCTTAAAAAACGGGAGCTATCTCAATCCGCTGTTCTTCGCGGAAAGCCCCGGCGATGAAAGTGATTAA
- a CDS encoding DUF6674 family protein encodes MSDTATLQSAALLENEHVKELLAILKENRVSNQDFMNVINYVGAMERQLDTAVNELIAMRRELSELRDQQSHPVRIAMQKAIRALEEKITETRARLESVKADIIEGCKNAVAAFREKGVEALHGLDSFLHIRQGLQAIRDGMDRNIQFDEQSMKKIAGISTEYHEAGKHVKNIGRAALGKETVQEAKPMGRLAKAMQAPYRLDRSFSDAIKQQAVSALNSLDKLEQRVQLQRTDKTEKAREKKPSILRNLQDLKEQAAQTPKKAPVSQQKKQEASL; translated from the coding sequence ATGAGTGATACTGCAACGCTCCAGAGCGCAGCGCTTCTGGAAAATGAGCATGTCAAGGAGTTATTGGCTATTTTAAAGGAAAACCGCGTCAGCAACCAGGATTTTATGAATGTCATCAACTATGTGGGGGCCATGGAACGCCAACTGGATACGGCGGTAAACGAGCTGATCGCCATGCGCCGGGAGCTTTCGGAGCTGCGGGATCAGCAATCCCATCCCGTGCGGATCGCCATGCAAAAGGCCATCCGTGCCCTGGAAGAAAAGATTACGGAAACGAGAGCGCGCCTGGAGTCCGTAAAAGCGGATATCATAGAGGGCTGCAAAAACGCCGTGGCCGCTTTCCGGGAAAAGGGCGTCGAGGCGCTTCATGGCCTTGATTCCTTCCTGCATATCCGGCAGGGCTTACAGGCGATACGCGACGGCATGGACAGGAACATTCAGTTTGACGAGCAGTCCATGAAGAAAATCGCCGGTATCAGCACCGAATACCACGAGGCCGGAAAGCATGTGAAAAACATAGGCCGGGCGGCGCTCGGGAAGGAAACGGTGCAGGAGGCAAAGCCCATGGGCAGGCTTGCAAAGGCAATGCAGGCTCCCTACCGTCTGGACCGCAGTTTTTCCGACGCCATCAAACAACAGGCTGTGTCGGCGCTTAACAGCCTTGATAAGCTGGAACAGCGGGTTCAGCTCCAACGGACGGATAAAACCGAGAAGGCCCGTGAGAAAAAGCCGTCCATCCTGCGGAATTTGCAGGACTTGAAAGAACAGGCGGCGCAGACACCGAAAAAAGCGCCGGTTTCCCAGCAAAAAAAACAGGAGGCCAGCCTGTAA
- a CDS encoding VirB4-like conjugal transfer ATPase, CD1110 family — MKKKCFGRADAPDSAQKSIPYKAMYKDGICRVTDRLYTKTIVFEDITYQLAQNEDKTQIFESYCDFLNYFDSSVSVQLSFINQRGNVEEFQQSIDIPEREDEYNSIRREYTDMLKNQLAKGNNGLVKAKYITFGIEADSLKAAKPRMERVEADILANFKTMGVKARPLTGLERLETLYGQFHPNGKEKLRFSWKDIPNTGLSTKDFIAPTSFTFREGKTFRMGEHYGAVSFLQILAPELTDRLLADFLELDTAITVNLHIQSIDQSEAIKTIKRKLSDLEKMKIEEQKKAVRSGYDMDIIPTDLATYGNEAKTLLEDLQSRNERMFLVTVLVLNTADRKQTLENDIFQAAGIAQKYNCALKRLDYQQEQGLMSSLPLGLNHVEIKRGLTTSSVAIFVPFTTQELFQRGEALYYGLNALSSNLILANRKMLKNPNGLFLGTPGSGKSFAAKREIVNVFLLTGDDIIISDPEAEYFPLVSRLGGQVVKLSPVSTQFINPMDINPDYSDDEDPLTLKSDFILSLCELIVGGKEGLQPVEKTIIDRCVRLVYREYLANPSPERMPILEDLYNLLRKQNESEAQRLATALEIYVTGSLNVFNHRTNVDITNRLVCYDIKELGKQLKKLGMLILQDQVWGRVTANRAAHRTTWFYQDEFHLLLKEEQTAAYSVEIWKRFRKWGGIPSALTQNVKDLLASREIENIFENSDFIYMLNQAGGDRQILAKQLGISPHQLSYVTHSGAGEGLLFYGNTIIPFIDRFPKDTELYLLLTTKFNEVKNG; from the coding sequence ATAAAGAAAAAATGCTTCGGGCGCGCCGACGCACCGGATTCCGCTCAGAAGTCCATCCCCTACAAAGCCATGTACAAGGACGGCATCTGCCGCGTGACCGACCGGCTGTATACCAAAACCATTGTTTTTGAGGATATCACCTACCAGCTGGCGCAGAACGAGGATAAGACGCAGATTTTTGAAAGCTACTGCGATTTCCTCAACTATTTTGACTCCTCTGTCAGCGTCCAGCTCTCCTTTATCAATCAGCGCGGAAATGTGGAAGAATTTCAGCAGTCCATTGACATTCCCGAGCGTGAGGACGAGTACAACTCCATCCGGCGCGAATACACCGATATGCTGAAAAACCAGCTTGCCAAGGGCAACAACGGCCTTGTGAAAGCCAAGTACATCACCTTCGGCATTGAGGCGGACAGCCTGAAAGCCGCCAAGCCCCGCATGGAACGGGTGGAGGCGGATATTCTCGCCAATTTCAAGACCATGGGCGTCAAGGCCCGTCCTCTCACGGGGCTGGAGCGTCTGGAAACCCTTTACGGGCAGTTCCATCCGAACGGTAAGGAAAAGCTGCGGTTTTCATGGAAGGATATTCCGAACACCGGGCTTTCCACCAAGGACTTTATCGCGCCCACCAGCTTTACCTTTAGAGAGGGCAAGACCTTCCGCATGGGGGAGCATTACGGAGCCGTGAGCTTTCTCCAGATACTGGCTCCGGAGCTGACCGACCGCCTGCTGGCGGACTTTCTGGAGCTGGATACCGCCATCACGGTCAACCTGCATATCCAAAGCATTGACCAGTCGGAAGCCATCAAGACCATCAAGCGCAAGCTGTCCGACTTGGAAAAAATGAAGATTGAAGAGCAGAAAAAAGCCGTGCGAAGCGGCTACGATATGGATATCATCCCCACCGACCTTGCCACCTACGGCAACGAGGCCAAAACGCTTTTGGAGGACTTGCAGAGCCGAAATGAGCGGATGTTTCTTGTCACCGTTCTGGTTTTGAACACGGCGGATCGGAAGCAGACGCTGGAAAACGACATCTTTCAGGCGGCGGGGATCGCGCAGAAATACAACTGTGCCCTGAAACGCCTGGACTACCAGCAGGAGCAGGGCCTGATGAGCAGCCTGCCGCTGGGACTGAACCATGTGGAAATCAAGCGTGGACTTACCACCTCGTCGGTGGCGATTTTCGTTCCCTTTACCACCCAGGAGCTGTTTCAGCGGGGAGAAGCCCTGTACTACGGGCTGAACGCCCTTTCCAGCAATCTCATCCTGGCCAACCGCAAGATGCTCAAGAACCCCAACGGCCTGTTTTTGGGGACGCCCGGCTCCGGCAAATCATTTGCCGCCAAGCGGGAAATTGTCAACGTGTTCCTTCTGACCGGAGACGACATCATCATATCCGATCCCGAGGCCGAGTATTTTCCCCTTGTGAGCAGGCTGGGGGGCCAGGTGGTGAAGCTGTCGCCGGTATCGACGCAGTTTATCAACCCCATGGACATCAACCCGGACTATTCCGACGACGAAGATCCCCTGACCTTAAAATCGGACTTCATCCTCAGCCTGTGTGAGCTGATTGTCGGCGGCAAGGAGGGCTTGCAGCCGGTGGAAAAAACCATCATTGACCGCTGTGTCCGCCTGGTCTACCGGGAATACCTCGCCAACCCCTCACCGGAGCGGATGCCCATTCTGGAGGACTTGTACAATCTGCTGCGCAAGCAGAACGAATCCGAAGCCCAACGCCTTGCCACGGCGCTGGAAATCTATGTGACCGGTTCTTTGAATGTATTCAACCACCGTACCAACGTGGATATCACCAACCGCCTGGTCTGCTACGACATCAAGGAGCTGGGCAAGCAGCTGAAAAAGCTGGGGATGCTCATTTTGCAGGATCAGGTATGGGGGCGTGTCACGGCCAACCGTGCCGCCCACCGCACCACCTGGTTCTACCAGGATGAGTTCCATCTGCTTTTGAAGGAGGAACAGACAGCGGCCTATTCGGTGGAAATCTGGAAGCGTTTCCGTAAGTGGGGCGGCATCCCGTCCGCCCTCACGCAGAATGTCAAAGACCTGCTTGCCAGCCGGGAAATCGAGAATATTTTTGAGAATTCCGACTTCATCTATATGCTCAACCAGGCGGGCGGCGACCGGCAGATTCTCGCAAAGCAGCTGGGTATTTCCCCTCACCAGCTGTCCTATGTCACCCACTCCGGAGCCGGGGAAGGACTGCTGTTTTACGGCAACACCATCATCCCCTTCATCGACCGTTTTCCCAAGGATACGGAGCTGTATTTGCTTTTAACAACGAAATTTAATGAGGTAAAAAATGGATAA
- a CDS encoding PrgI family protein, translated as MPFVPVPKDLSKVKTKVALNLTKRQLICFSAAAAIGVPAYLFSRETLGNEGAMLLMIGLMLPLFFLAMYEKDGQPAEKILRNILRTRLWPEGRPYRTRNLYEIIEKEGKDLACQDQTTDAAQKASAAKKPPEAQTRNSKKARSKAVR; from the coding sequence ATGCCTTTTGTACCCGTACCCAAAGACCTCTCCAAGGTCAAAACCAAGGTTGCCTTAAACCTGACCAAGCGGCAGCTGATCTGCTTTAGCGCGGCTGCGGCCATCGGCGTTCCAGCCTATCTTTTCAGCCGGGAAACGCTGGGCAATGAGGGCGCGATGCTTTTAATGATCGGGCTGATGCTGCCGCTGTTCTTTCTCGCCATGTATGAAAAGGACGGGCAGCCCGCCGAAAAAATACTGCGCAATATCCTCCGCACCCGCCTCTGGCCGGAAGGACGGCCCTACCGGACAAGAAACCTGTATGAAATCATCGAAAAGGAGGGAAAAGACCTTGCCTGCCAAGACCAAACAACAGACGCGGCACAAAAAGCTTCCGCCGCAAAAAAGCCGCCAGAAGCCCAAACCCGCAACAGCAAAAAAGCCCGCTCCAAAGCCGTCCGGTAA
- a CDS encoding MT-A70 family methyltransferase, with amino-acid sequence MPCEKNLPPLYSVVYADPAWEYRVWSKKGSGRSAESHYPTMHLPDICALPVADISAKDSALFLWTTFPCLPEAFQVIRAWGYTYKSVAFVWVKRNKKSPGWFVGMGYWTRANAELCLLATRGHPRRVAKNVCQIIDTPIEQHSKKPDETRDRIVALMGDVPRVELFARQKTAGWDVWGNEVESDIIL; translated from the coding sequence ATGCCCTGTGAGAAGAACCTGCCGCCTTTGTACTCCGTGGTTTATGCCGACCCCGCCTGGGAATACCGGGTCTGGAGCAAAAAAGGCTCCGGACGGAGTGCCGAAAGCCATTACCCCACCATGCACCTGCCGGATATCTGTGCGCTGCCTGTGGCTGACATTTCAGCCAAGGACAGCGCACTTTTTCTTTGGACTACCTTCCCCTGCCTGCCGGAAGCCTTTCAGGTGATCCGTGCCTGGGGATATACCTACAAAAGCGTGGCTTTCGTTTGGGTAAAGAGGAATAAAAAATCCCCCGGCTGGTTTGTAGGCATGGGCTACTGGACAAGAGCCAACGCCGAGCTGTGCCTGCTGGCTACCAGGGGGCATCCCCGGCGTGTGGCCAAAAACGTGTGCCAGATTATCGACACGCCCATAGAACAGCACAGCAAAAAGCCGGATGAAACCCGTGACCGCATTGTGGCGCTCATGGGAGACGTGCCCCGCGTTGAGCTGTTTGCCCGTCAAAAGACGGCGGGCTGGGATGTGTGGGGCAATGAAGTAGAAAGCGACATCATTTTATAA
- a CDS encoding SpoVG family protein: MSDTNAGAVPETAGTAEPLKLDVTVRPITPKNNLLAFASVKIADCFVVDNIKIVAGDKGLFVNMPSAQDGKGKFHDVCFPVTADFRQQLQNAVLDGYTAAVEKVQNIGAAQREFTEKPSIKDKLREGAKASAERAAAMPKTPEAAKGKENAL, translated from the coding sequence ATGAGTGATACGAATGCCGGCGCTGTACCGGAAACTGCCGGAACAGCCGAACCCCTCAAGCTGGACGTAACCGTCCGGCCCATTACCCCAAAGAACAACCTGCTGGCCTTTGCCAGCGTAAAAATTGCCGACTGCTTTGTGGTGGACAACATTAAGATTGTAGCCGGTGACAAAGGGCTGTTTGTCAATATGCCCAGCGCCCAGGACGGCAAAGGAAAATTCCATGATGTCTGCTTTCCGGTGACCGCCGATTTCCGCCAGCAGCTTCAAAACGCCGTACTGGACGGCTATACCGCCGCCGTGGAGAAGGTGCAGAATATCGGTGCGGCCCAGCGGGAGTTTACGGAAAAACCGTCCATCAAGGATAAGCTCCGGGAGGGGGCGAAAGCCTCTGCGGAACGGGCGGCGGCCATGCCGAAAACGCCGGAAGCTGCCAAGGGCAAAGAAAATGCCCTGTGA
- a CDS encoding VirB6/TrbL-like conjugal transfer protein, CD1112 family produces MNSLLDKIGEWFKEALIGSITGNFQGMFEEVNTKAGEIASQVGQTPEGWNSGVFSMIKSLSDTVILPVAGMILTFVLCYELIQMIIDKNNMHDFDTWIFFKWIFKTFVATYILTHTFDIVMAVFDLAQSAINGSAGIISGSLNVTLAMDGLQAQLEAMEWYALLGLYMESAILSLCMKALSVCIFLIVYGRMLEIYLTTSVAAIPFATMVNREWGSIGQNYLKSLFAIAFQGFLIMVCVAIYAVLLNSTVFSDNIHTAIWGVLGYTVLLCFSLFKTGSLSKSIFAAH; encoded by the coding sequence ATGAACAGCCTTCTTGACAAAATAGGCGAATGGTTTAAGGAGGCTTTAATCGGCAGCATCACCGGTAACTTTCAGGGCATGTTCGAGGAAGTGAACACCAAAGCCGGTGAAATTGCAAGCCAGGTGGGGCAAACGCCGGAGGGCTGGAACTCCGGTGTTTTCTCCATGATTAAGTCTCTTTCGGACACCGTAATCCTTCCCGTTGCCGGGATGATACTGACCTTCGTGCTGTGCTATGAGCTGATTCAGATGATCATTGATAAGAATAACATGCACGATTTTGACACCTGGATTTTTTTCAAATGGATCTTCAAGACCTTTGTTGCGACCTATATTCTCACCCACACCTTTGATATCGTTATGGCCGTGTTCGACCTCGCCCAGAGTGCGATAAACGGCAGTGCCGGGATTATCTCCGGCAGTCTGAATGTAACTCTCGCCATGGACGGGTTGCAAGCGCAGCTGGAGGCCATGGAGTGGTATGCGCTGCTGGGGCTGTACATGGAATCCGCAATCCTCAGCCTGTGCATGAAAGCATTGTCCGTCTGCATCTTCCTGATTGTCTATGGACGTATGCTGGAAATCTACCTCACCACCTCGGTGGCGGCCATCCCTTTTGCCACCATGGTCAACCGGGAATGGGGCTCTATCGGCCAGAATTATTTAAAATCTCTGTTCGCCATCGCGTTTCAGGGCTTCCTCATTATGGTCTGTGTCGCTATCTACGCGGTGCTTTTAAACAGCACCGTATTTTCAGACAACATCCACACCGCTATTTGGGGCGTCCTGGGCTATACGGTGCTTTTGTGCTTCTCCCTGTTTAAGACGGGAAGCCTCTCGAAGTCAATTTTTGCTGCACATTGA
- a CDS encoding Maff2 family mobile element protein, whose translation MEFFSEAINVLKVLVIALGAGLAVWGVINLLEGYGNDNPGAKSQGMKQLMAGGGVVLIGTQLIPLLSGLFS comes from the coding sequence ATGGAATTTTTTTCAGAAGCCATTAACGTATTGAAAGTCCTTGTCATCGCCCTTGGCGCGGGTCTCGCCGTGTGGGGCGTCATTAACCTTTTGGAAGGTTATGGAAATGACAACCCCGGCGCGAAATCGCAAGGCATGAAGCAGCTCATGGCGGGCGGCGGCGTAGTTCTCATCGGCACTCAGCTGATTCCCCTGCTGTCCGGCCTGTTCAGCTAA